From Lysobacter silvisoli, the proteins below share one genomic window:
- a CDS encoding Bax inhibitor-1/YccA family protein — MRSGNPALKESTFLDLATGSVVQGDSQAMSLNGTVNKTGLLLLLTVLTAAFAWSQISVVNGEIAGPFLPLALGGAIGGFVLAMVTVFKKEWAPVTAPLYALVEGLFLGAISSMFEARYPGIVMQAVMLTFGTLFGLLLAYRSGLIKATENFKLGVAAATGGIFVLYLVSFGMRLFGKEMPYIHESGLIGIGFSLFVVVVAALNLVLDFDFIETGVEQRAPKYMEWYAAFGLMVTLVWLYIEFLRLLSKLQSRN, encoded by the coding sequence ATGCGCAGCGGCAATCCCGCGTTGAAGGAATCGACCTTTCTCGACCTCGCCACCGGCTCGGTGGTCCAGGGCGACAGCCAGGCCATGAGCTTGAACGGCACGGTCAACAAGACCGGCCTGTTGCTGCTGCTGACGGTGCTGACCGCGGCTTTCGCCTGGAGCCAGATCTCGGTGGTCAACGGCGAAATCGCCGGGCCCTTCCTGCCGCTGGCACTGGGTGGCGCCATTGGCGGCTTCGTGCTGGCCATGGTCACGGTGTTCAAGAAGGAATGGGCGCCGGTCACCGCGCCGCTGTACGCGCTGGTGGAAGGCCTGTTCCTGGGCGCGATCTCGTCGATGTTCGAGGCGCGTTACCCCGGCATCGTGATGCAGGCGGTGATGCTGACCTTCGGCACCCTGTTCGGTCTGCTGCTGGCTTACCGTTCGGGCCTGATCAAGGCCACCGAGAACTTCAAGCTCGGCGTGGCCGCGGCCACCGGCGGCATCTTCGTGCTCTACCTGGTCAGCTTCGGCATGCGCCTGTTCGGCAAGGAAATGCCTTACATCCACGAGTCCGGCCTGATCGGCATCGGCTTCAGCCTGTTCGTGGTGGTGGTGGCGGCGTTGAACCTGGTGCTGGACTTCGACTTCATCGAAACCGGCGTGGAGCAGCGCGCGCCCAAGTACATGGAGTGGTACGCCGCGTTCGGCCTGATGGTCACCCTGGTGTGGCTGTACATCGAGTTCCTGCGTTTGCTGTCGAAGCTGCAATCGCGCAACTGA
- a CDS encoding YciI family protein encodes MKYLGLAYYTPEKFAAMAPFDVQALEGQCPALDEKMQATGKMLVSASLGDRTQWRTLRPSGGKARITDGPYTESKEVVGGFFIIEAGDPDEALRIASMHPAATLGEEGGWAVELIPMDFYLAG; translated from the coding sequence ATGAAGTATCTCGGCCTGGCCTACTACACCCCGGAAAAGTTCGCCGCGATGGCGCCGTTCGACGTCCAAGCACTGGAGGGCCAATGCCCAGCGCTGGACGAGAAGATGCAGGCGACCGGCAAGATGCTGGTGTCGGCGTCGCTGGGCGATCGGACGCAGTGGAGAACGCTGCGGCCGAGTGGCGGCAAGGCGCGCATCACCGACGGGCCTTACACCGAATCGAAGGAAGTGGTCGGCGGCTTCTTCATCATCGAAGCGGGCGACCCCGACGAGGCCCTGCGCATCGCCTCCATGCATCCTGCCGCCACGCTGGGCGAAGAGGGCGGGTGGGCCGTCGAACTCATCCCCATGGACTTCTATCTGGCCGGCTGA
- a CDS encoding isocitrate dehydrogenase has protein sequence MTQTITVIRGDGIGPEIMDATLYVLDAMKLGLSYEFADAGLVALEKHGELLPAATMDSIRKNRIALKSPLTTPVGEGFSSINVELRKRFDLYANVRPAKSFPNTKSRFPSGVDLITVRENTEGAYIGEGQTLSEDGETATLTQKITRRGSERIVRYAFDLARKTGRKKVTVVHKANILKSTSGLFLKTAREVAQQYPDIQCNEMIVDNTCMQLVMRPEQFDIIVTTNLFGDIISDLCAGLVGGLGLAPGANIGTDAAIFEAVHGSAPDIAGKGIANPCALLLGAAQMLDHLAQPEKAARLREAIVATLEAKDSLTPDLGGEGNTMSFAKAIASRAV, from the coding sequence ATGACGCAAACCATTACGGTCATCCGTGGCGACGGCATCGGCCCGGAGATCATGGACGCCACGCTGTACGTGCTCGACGCGATGAAGCTCGGGCTGTCCTACGAGTTCGCCGATGCCGGCCTGGTCGCGCTGGAAAAGCACGGCGAGCTGCTGCCGGCGGCCACCATGGACTCGATCCGCAAGAACCGCATCGCCCTCAAGAGCCCGCTGACCACGCCGGTGGGCGAGGGCTTCAGCTCGATCAACGTGGAGCTGCGCAAGCGCTTCGACCTGTACGCCAACGTGCGTCCGGCCAAGTCGTTCCCGAACACCAAGTCGCGCTTCCCCTCGGGCGTGGACCTGATCACCGTGCGCGAGAACACCGAAGGCGCCTACATCGGCGAAGGCCAGACCCTGTCGGAAGACGGCGAGACCGCCACGCTGACCCAGAAGATCACCCGCCGCGGCTCCGAGCGCATCGTGCGCTACGCCTTCGACCTGGCGCGCAAGACCGGCCGCAAGAAGGTCACGGTGGTGCACAAGGCCAACATCCTGAAGTCGACCTCGGGCCTGTTCCTGAAGACCGCGCGCGAAGTGGCGCAGCAGTACCCCGACATCCAATGCAACGAGATGATCGTGGACAACACCTGCATGCAGCTGGTGATGCGTCCGGAGCAGTTCGACATCATCGTCACCACCAACCTGTTCGGCGACATCATCTCCGACCTCTGCGCCGGCCTGGTCGGCGGCCTGGGCCTGGCCCCGGGCGCCAACATCGGCACCGACGCGGCCATCTTCGAGGCCGTGCACGGTTCGGCCCCGGACATCGCCGGCAAGGGCATCGCCAACCCCTGCGCCCTGCTGCTGGGCGCGGCGCAGATGCTCGACCACCTGGCCCAGCCGGAAAAGGCCGCGCGCCTGCGCGAGGCCATCGTCGCCACGCTGGAAGCCAAGGACTCGCTGACCCCGGACCTGGGCGGGGAGGGCAATACCATGTCCTTCGCCAAGGCCATCGCCAGCCGCGCGGTCTGA
- a CDS encoding alkaline phosphatase D family protein: protein MPTHNRRKFLQLAAALGATLAWGCSLVRPSASGWRERRDLYPQGVASGDPDHHSALLWTRRPYDDGRERATLLVEVAEDPAFTRVIATASAPVLAQADWTCRVLVGDLPPAGEYWYRFVDEEGNGSRIGRTLTAPSPDDPRPARFAFVSCQTICEGAQNAYRRMIFEDERAAPDERLGFVLHLGDFVYEVVQYPEQVKNGHRYDRRIRFPIRFPQGKAVAKNRFMAPASLQDYRVLYHAYLQDPEIQDARARWPFVAIWDNHEFSWLAWQSIQEFPGDEGWIPAQTLKVAANQAWFEYQPARVLPPGSKLDAFDAPKVVDTPIKDFDDDGLGTEANNLAAINSLIAYRALRWGRHIDLIVTDQRSFRSRDPGNHDEIAPLFEGDTLGWVPEELVRQLDGGRDYANGKPPAKLSFGAKSVANYRAKEAAQTMLGAKQKAWFLERLRGATATWKIWGSSLGTLDWRVDPQHLPAALGKWPDAGYGLMATSDWGGTYHERAEIFDAVRDAGITGFAIVAGDRHSFWAGYAAKALPPAAFEPVGVAFVTGSLSSPGMAESNEHNLKPDNPLRPLYITNPNGGAPQHTVNLLLQHGVRSALEYASSGDLAKAHAASNPDLAPHLTFVDMGGHGYTTVRVDAHAMTTDFVCIPRPLERKPGAEGGPLRYRMRHEVTLWQPGERPQLRQTILEGDAGLSV from the coding sequence ATGCCGACGCACAACCGCCGCAAGTTCCTGCAGCTCGCCGCCGCGCTGGGCGCGACCCTGGCCTGGGGGTGTTCGCTGGTGCGGCCTTCCGCCAGCGGCTGGCGCGAGCGCCGTGATCTGTACCCGCAGGGCGTGGCCTCGGGCGATCCCGATCACCACAGCGCCCTGCTGTGGACGCGGCGCCCCTACGACGACGGTCGCGAGCGCGCCACCCTGCTGGTCGAGGTCGCGGAAGATCCGGCCTTCACCCGCGTGATCGCGACCGCGTCGGCACCGGTGCTGGCGCAGGCCGACTGGACCTGCCGCGTTCTGGTCGGCGACCTGCCGCCGGCCGGCGAGTACTGGTACCGCTTCGTCGACGAGGAAGGCAACGGCAGCCGCATCGGCCGCACGCTCACGGCGCCTTCGCCGGACGACCCGCGCCCGGCACGCTTCGCCTTCGTTAGTTGCCAGACCATCTGCGAGGGCGCGCAAAACGCCTATCGCCGGATGATCTTCGAGGACGAACGCGCGGCGCCGGACGAACGCCTCGGCTTCGTGCTGCACTTGGGCGATTTCGTCTACGAGGTCGTGCAGTACCCCGAGCAGGTCAAGAACGGCCACCGCTACGACCGCCGTATCCGCTTCCCGATCCGCTTTCCGCAGGGCAAGGCCGTTGCGAAGAACCGCTTCATGGCGCCCGCATCGCTGCAGGACTATCGCGTCCTCTACCACGCCTACCTGCAAGACCCCGAGATCCAGGACGCACGCGCACGCTGGCCGTTCGTGGCGATCTGGGACAACCACGAGTTCTCCTGGCTGGCCTGGCAGTCGATCCAGGAATTCCCCGGCGACGAGGGCTGGATTCCCGCGCAGACGCTCAAGGTAGCCGCGAACCAGGCCTGGTTCGAATACCAACCCGCGCGCGTGCTGCCGCCGGGTTCGAAGCTGGACGCTTTCGACGCACCTAAGGTCGTCGACACGCCGATCAAGGACTTCGACGACGACGGTCTGGGAACCGAAGCCAACAACCTCGCCGCGATCAACAGTCTGATCGCGTACCGCGCCTTGCGCTGGGGCCGGCACATCGACCTGATCGTCACCGACCAGCGCAGCTTCCGCTCGCGCGATCCCGGCAACCACGACGAAATCGCCCCGCTGTTCGAAGGCGACACCCTGGGTTGGGTGCCGGAAGAATTGGTGCGGCAGCTCGACGGCGGCCGCGACTATGCCAACGGCAAACCGCCGGCCAAGCTGTCCTTCGGCGCCAAGAGCGTGGCCAACTACCGCGCCAAGGAAGCCGCGCAGACCATGCTCGGCGCCAAGCAGAAAGCCTGGTTCCTCGAGCGCCTGCGCGGCGCGACGGCGACCTGGAAAATCTGGGGCAGCTCGCTGGGAACGCTGGACTGGCGCGTCGATCCGCAGCATCTTCCTGCCGCGCTGGGCAAGTGGCCGGACGCAGGCTACGGCCTGATGGCCACCAGCGACTGGGGCGGCACCTACCACGAACGCGCCGAGATTTTCGATGCCGTGCGCGATGCCGGCATCACCGGCTTCGCCATCGTCGCCGGCGATCGCCACAGCTTCTGGGCCGGCTACGCCGCCAAAGCCTTGCCGCCCGCCGCGTTCGAACCCGTGGGCGTGGCCTTCGTGACCGGCTCGCTCTCGTCGCCCGGCATGGCCGAGTCCAACGAGCACAACTTGAAGCCGGACAATCCCCTGCGCCCGCTGTACATCACCAACCCGAACGGCGGCGCGCCGCAGCACACCGTCAACCTGCTGCTGCAACACGGCGTGCGTTCGGCGCTGGAGTACGCCAGCAGCGGCGACTTGGCGAAGGCCCATGCGGCCAGCAACCCCGACCTGGCACCGCACCTGACCTTCGTCGACATGGGCGGACACGGCTACACCACGGTGCGCGTCGACGCCCACGCGATGACCACCGACTTCGTCTGCATACCGCGCCCGCTGGAACGCAAACCCGGCGCGGAGGGCGGCCCACTGCGCTACCGCATGCGCCACGAGGTGACGCTGTGGCAGCCGGGCGAACGGCCGCAGCTGCGGCAGACCATTCTGGAGGGCGATGCCGGGCTGTCGGTGTGA
- the grxC gene encoding glutaredoxin 3, whose amino-acid sequence MSATESAAPEKIVIYTTAICPYCVAAKNFLKSRGETWAEVRIDLDPAEREKMVAMTRRTSVPQIFIRGTHVGGYDDMMALHRAGGLEPLLAGQP is encoded by the coding sequence TTGAGCGCCACAGAATCCGCTGCGCCGGAAAAAATCGTCATCTACACCACCGCGATCTGCCCCTATTGCGTGGCGGCGAAGAACTTCCTCAAGAGCCGCGGCGAGACCTGGGCCGAGGTGCGCATCGACCTGGACCCGGCCGAGCGCGAGAAGATGGTCGCCATGACCCGCCGCACCAGCGTGCCGCAGATCTTCATCCGCGGCACCCATGTCGGCGGCTACGACGACATGATGGCGCTGCACCGGGCCGGCGGCCTGGAGCCCTTGTTGGCGGGCCAGCCCTGA
- a CDS encoding carboxymuconolactone decarboxylase family protein gives MNERILAEPNQVVRRFFALDTQTYQPGALDLKTKELLGLVASMVLRCDDCISYHVAQCKEAGVNRDEMFEAFSVGLVVGGSIVIPHLRRAVDFLDRLEQGEAAAPAGHDHG, from the coding sequence ATGAACGAGCGCATCCTGGCCGAACCCAACCAGGTCGTGCGCCGCTTCTTCGCCCTGGACACCCAGACCTACCAGCCCGGGGCGCTGGATCTGAAGACCAAGGAACTGCTGGGCCTGGTGGCCTCGATGGTGCTGCGCTGCGACGACTGCATCAGCTACCACGTGGCCCAGTGCAAGGAGGCCGGGGTCAATCGCGACGAGATGTTCGAGGCCTTCTCGGTGGGCCTGGTGGTGGGCGGCTCGATCGTGATTCCGCATCTGCGCCGCGCCGTCGACTTCCTCGACCGCCTGGAGCAGGGCGAGGCCGCCGCGCCGGCCGGACACGACCACGGCTGA
- a CDS encoding VOC family protein, with protein MIAKNTVCLWYDGTALDAAKFYADTFPDSEVTAIHRAPGDYPDGHEGDVLTVQFTVMGIPCLGLNGGPAFKHDEAFSFQIATDDQEETDRLWNAIVDNGGQESACGWCKDKWGLSWQITPRILTDAYTSSDRAAAKRAFDAMMEMKKIDIAKIEAALRG; from the coding sequence ATGATCGCCAAGAACACCGTTTGCTTGTGGTACGACGGCACCGCGCTGGACGCGGCCAAGTTCTACGCCGACACCTTTCCCGATAGCGAAGTGACCGCCATCCACCGGGCGCCGGGCGACTACCCGGACGGCCACGAGGGCGATGTGCTGACCGTGCAGTTCACGGTCATGGGCATTCCCTGCCTGGGGCTCAACGGCGGCCCGGCGTTCAAGCACGACGAAGCGTTCTCGTTCCAGATCGCCACCGACGACCAGGAGGAAACCGACCGGTTGTGGAACGCCATCGTCGACAACGGTGGCCAGGAAAGCGCCTGCGGCTGGTGCAAGGACAAGTGGGGGCTGTCTTGGCAGATCACCCCACGCATCCTGACCGATGCTTACACCAGCTCCGACCGCGCAGCGGCCAAGCGCGCCTTCGACGCGATGATGGAGATGAAGAAGATCGACATCGCCAAGATCGAGGCGGCGCTGCGCGGCTGA
- a CDS encoding DUF7079 family protein has protein sequence MRPPDQDLDDRAPVWDAMQYFWMDTDPAYVLAGAARTCAASKYSLDELEAIYWNEVRPAVAFNLSAGPAPEWAGFELEWLKQRVLAKSRYGRRLPWHWLQPETARWWRELRDAIVEARRS, from the coding sequence ATGCGGCCCCCGGATCAGGACCTGGACGACCGCGCTCCGGTCTGGGACGCCATGCAGTACTTCTGGATGGACACCGACCCTGCCTACGTATTGGCCGGTGCCGCGCGCACCTGCGCGGCGTCCAAGTATTCGCTGGACGAACTGGAAGCGATCTACTGGAACGAGGTGCGGCCTGCGGTGGCGTTCAACCTGTCCGCGGGGCCGGCGCCGGAATGGGCGGGGTTCGAGCTGGAGTGGCTGAAGCAACGCGTGTTGGCGAAGTCGCGCTACGGGCGGCGCCTGCCATGGCATTGGCTACAGCCGGAAACGGCGCGCTGGTGGCGGGAGTTGCGCGATGCGATCGTCGAAGCCCGGCGAAGCTAG
- a CDS encoding winged helix-turn-helix transcriptional regulator, with protein MNVTNNPPGLEHTDCQKVSQVLARVGEKWSVLIIMFLAEKPRRFTEIKRAVNGISQRMLTLCLRGLERDGLVKRTVFPVVPPHVEYELTALGRSLTQPVIALGTWARDHIPDIDAARADFDAREGVQAAQAPGQR; from the coding sequence ATGAATGTAACCAATAACCCGCCCGGCCTGGAGCACACCGACTGCCAGAAGGTCAGCCAGGTGCTGGCCCGCGTGGGCGAGAAGTGGAGCGTGCTGATCATCATGTTCCTGGCCGAAAAGCCGCGCCGCTTCACCGAGATCAAGCGCGCGGTCAACGGCATCTCGCAGCGCATGCTGACGCTGTGCCTGCGCGGGCTGGAGCGCGACGGCCTGGTCAAGCGCACGGTGTTCCCGGTGGTGCCGCCGCACGTGGAGTACGAGCTGACGGCACTGGGGCGTTCGCTCACCCAGCCGGTGATCGCGCTGGGCACCTGGGCGCGCGACCACATCCCCGATATCGACGCGGCGCGCGCGGATTTCGATGCGCGCGAAGGCGTGCAGGCGGCGCAGGCGCCCGGACAGCGTTGA
- a CDS encoding DUF5990 family protein: MKHLLQLRLIVTAPPAGVAFAVQRGRSELLAPSAATAESLVFDFPIAVADATSDPPRLTGEFAQGPPGGRFVYVNSGTYAGQTGTQWSRRAKVPLSGISTAQIEAALAKAAVLQASIRGTGKDGGPACASVPLSSAWSVVA, encoded by the coding sequence ATGAAGCACTTGTTGCAGCTCAGACTGATAGTGACCGCGCCGCCGGCGGGCGTTGCGTTCGCGGTGCAGCGCGGTCGTTCGGAACTGCTGGCGCCCAGCGCCGCAACGGCCGAGTCGCTGGTGTTCGACTTCCCGATCGCCGTTGCGGACGCGACGTCCGACCCGCCCCGGTTGACCGGCGAGTTCGCGCAAGGCCCGCCTGGCGGGCGCTTCGTCTACGTCAATTCGGGTACCTACGCGGGGCAAACGGGCACCCAGTGGTCCCGGCGCGCGAAGGTGCCGCTGTCGGGCATCTCTACCGCGCAGATCGAGGCGGCGCTGGCGAAGGCGGCGGTATTGCAAGCCAGCATTCGTGGAACCGGAAAAGACGGCGGGCCAGCTTGCGCGAGCGTGCCGCTGTCCTCGGCTTGGTCGGTGGTCGCTTAG
- a CDS encoding FG-GAP repeat domain-containing protein: MLTMSFEQPAYSLVAPEFLSDPAAAAARSIAVGDVSGDGRDDLVFLSVRTAPNPNDSRMQVYVAHQRVDGRLDTAIKIAEWGNEFDYQLLIADLDRNGVGDIITTARDDVMVLRSNVDGTFTSSAAAAGDPHELRVTDVDRDGYLDVLVDSGDTWATVVHGGPGGIEGTSTLTLPSSGVRTTGDVTGDGMDDLILAAVFNRPLEEFHIYPALASGGYATPVVLSLPLGSNPAGSLAVGDFNADGRGDLALDEAKDYANLRLYFQDSQGNLSPSLEVARQRGSGSLIASDLDRDGRTDLAIAHSGWSYVGYFLQTSTGFTPETVVNAYQSMGRANYFTAGDLNHDGCGDLVVSRWSQSPVVLYGQGCVTRPPMADCRLPALEARDSGVGGAGLAVPMPHQRNGDAVSYVSAERTRGTGLHFERSRRDARGVSLPKSARSN, from the coding sequence ATGCTGACGATGTCCTTTGAGCAGCCGGCCTATTCGTTGGTCGCGCCCGAATTCCTTTCGGATCCCGCAGCCGCAGCGGCCCGGTCCATCGCTGTGGGCGATGTCTCCGGTGACGGCAGGGACGATCTCGTATTCCTGTCCGTACGCACCGCACCCAACCCGAACGACAGCCGCATGCAGGTCTACGTCGCCCACCAGCGAGTTGATGGCCGCCTTGATACGGCAATCAAGATCGCGGAATGGGGCAACGAATTCGACTACCAGCTCCTGATCGCCGACCTGGACCGCAACGGCGTAGGTGACATCATTACCACCGCTCGCGATGACGTCATGGTGTTGCGCTCGAACGTGGACGGCACGTTCACGTCGAGCGCGGCGGCTGCCGGCGATCCACACGAGCTTCGCGTAACCGACGTCGATCGCGACGGTTACCTGGACGTGCTCGTCGACTCGGGAGATACGTGGGCCACGGTCGTTCATGGCGGCCCTGGCGGCATCGAGGGTACATCCACCCTGACGCTGCCTTCCTCTGGTGTTCGGACAACGGGCGACGTGACGGGCGACGGCATGGACGACCTCATACTCGCCGCGGTCTTCAATAGGCCGCTGGAGGAATTCCACATCTACCCGGCACTCGCTTCAGGCGGGTACGCCACGCCGGTGGTACTTTCCCTGCCGTTGGGTTCCAATCCTGCGGGGTCACTTGCCGTCGGCGATTTCAATGCAGATGGTCGCGGCGATTTGGCGTTGGATGAAGCGAAGGATTACGCAAATCTGCGCCTGTACTTCCAGGATTCGCAAGGCAACCTCTCACCGAGCCTCGAGGTCGCCAGGCAAAGAGGAAGCGGCTCGCTGATCGCCAGCGACCTCGACCGGGATGGCCGAACCGACTTGGCGATCGCGCATAGCGGATGGAGCTATGTCGGATACTTCCTTCAGACAAGTACCGGTTTCACGCCAGAAACCGTCGTCAATGCCTATCAGAGCATGGGGCGCGCCAACTACTTCACGGCAGGCGACCTTAACCACGACGGATGTGGCGATCTGGTGGTCTCTCGATGGAGCCAGTCTCCCGTAGTGTTGTACGGTCAAGGATGCGTCACGCGCCCACCGATGGCCGATTGTCGTTTGCCGGCACTTGAGGCAAGGGATTCAGGTGTCGGCGGCGCGGGCTTGGCAGTTCCGATGCCGCATCAACGCAACGGCGATGCAGTTTCTTACGTGAGCGCAGAACGGACACGAGGCACCGGCTTGCACTTTGAGCGCAGTCGACGCGATGCCCGAGGAGTGTCGCTGCCGAAATCTGCGCGATCGAACTAA
- a CDS encoding FMN-dependent NADH-azoreductase: protein MKLLHIDTSILGDQSVSRQLTAAIVQRLTVVHPDAEVVHNDLAAEPAGHLSAAEFLAFQGVQPQDEAAQRLAARNAQWLDQFLAADVVVVGAPMYNFSLPTQLKSWLDRLAVANKTFGYGENGVRGLAGGRRVIVASSRGGLYGEGAPGAFLDHQETYLRGFFGFIGIDDVRFIRAEGVSMAPTQRDAAIAAALAEVEQLAA from the coding sequence ATGAAACTTCTGCACATCGACACCAGCATCCTCGGCGACCAGTCCGTGAGCCGGCAGCTCACCGCCGCCATCGTCCAGCGCCTCACCGTCGTGCACCCTGACGCCGAGGTCGTGCACAACGACCTGGCCGCCGAGCCGGCCGGGCATTTGTCCGCGGCCGAATTCCTGGCCTTCCAGGGCGTGCAGCCGCAGGACGAGGCGGCCCAGCGTCTGGCCGCGCGCAACGCCCAGTGGCTGGACCAGTTCCTGGCCGCCGACGTCGTCGTGGTCGGCGCGCCCATGTACAACTTCTCCCTGCCCACCCAGCTCAAATCCTGGCTGGACCGGCTGGCGGTGGCCAACAAAACCTTCGGTTACGGCGAGAACGGCGTACGCGGATTGGCCGGCGGTCGACGGGTGATCGTTGCGTCCTCGCGTGGCGGCCTGTACGGCGAAGGCGCGCCGGGAGCCTTCCTCGATCACCAGGAAACCTACCTGCGCGGCTTCTTCGGCTTCATCGGCATCGACGACGTGCGTTTCATTCGCGCGGAGGGCGTGTCGATGGCGCCCACACAGCGCGATGCGGCGATCGCGGCGGCCTTGGCCGAAGTCGAGCAACTCGCCGCCTGA
- a CDS encoding glutathione S-transferase family protein gives MTPTITAFERSPDRGRGLARDMRIRWTLEELGLPYQVRTLSFAELKQPPHLARNPFGQIPTYEDGQQTLFESGAIVLHLAETHPGLLPGDSHARMRAIAWMFAALNTVEPPVFERSLTEVLEREEPWHAQRAATLDQRVHWRLSELSRHLGDADWLDGDFSAGDLLMVTVLMRLERFGMVNDYPNLAAYMARATARPAYRRAFEAQLQTFLSGEAERDSTPRS, from the coding sequence ATGACCCCGACCATCACCGCCTTCGAGCGCTCCCCCGACCGCGGTCGCGGCCTGGCGCGCGACATGCGCATCCGCTGGACCCTGGAAGAGCTGGGGCTGCCCTATCAGGTCCGCACCCTGTCCTTCGCCGAGTTGAAGCAGCCGCCGCATCTGGCGCGGAACCCGTTCGGACAAATCCCGACCTACGAGGACGGCCAACAGACCCTGTTCGAATCCGGCGCCATCGTGCTGCACCTGGCCGAAACCCACCCCGGCCTGCTGCCCGGCGACTCCCACGCGCGCATGCGCGCGATCGCCTGGATGTTCGCCGCCCTCAACACCGTGGAACCGCCGGTGTTCGAGCGCTCCCTGACCGAGGTGCTGGAACGCGAGGAGCCGTGGCACGCGCAGCGCGCCGCGACCTTGGACCAACGCGTGCACTGGCGCCTGAGCGAACTGTCCCGCCACCTGGGCGACGCCGACTGGCTGGACGGCGACTTCAGCGCCGGCGACCTGCTGATGGTCACGGTGCTGATGCGGCTGGAGCGTTTCGGCATGGTGAACGACTACCCCAACCTGGCCGCCTACATGGCCCGCGCCACCGCGCGGCCCGCTTACCGGCGCGCCTTCGAGGCGCAGTTGCAGACCTTCCTAAGCGGCGAGGCGGAACGCGACTCGACGCCCCGGAGCTAA
- a CDS encoding Na+/H+ antiporter NhaC family protein, with product MNAPVRPSALALTPLLLFLALFFGAGLYFTTHGEAMGFYQLRAPVAILPALALAAFIAWRRKLRPLDTLLEGMGDHNVVLMCLIFLLAGGFVEVSKAIGAVDAIVALGIGHVHPALLLPALFVVAGFISLSLGTSMGTIAAVAPIALGVSDASGLDRALVLGAVIGGATFGDNLSVISDTAIVASRTQGCTMREKFRENLKLALPAALLTLVVLGFVGDTEPVAPLEPVTPWLILPYLIVLGLALAGVDVIVVLSVGLIVAGGFGAFFADDFGLAAYAGHIWDGFESMVEITLLSLLVGGLGALMKATGGLAWLAQVIGRFARGHKSRRAGEVSIAALSATTDVFTANNTVAILISGGLARDIAQQHGVPPARAASVLDIFACVTQGVLPYGAQILLAASLGAVSPLALAGSVHYSWLLGGITVLAMLWSSRKRAPEQVAAGEGA from the coding sequence ATGAATGCCCCGGTCCGCCCCAGCGCCCTCGCGCTGACGCCGCTGCTGCTGTTCCTGGCGCTGTTCTTCGGCGCCGGGCTGTACTTCACCACCCACGGCGAGGCGATGGGCTTCTACCAATTGCGCGCGCCGGTGGCGATCCTGCCGGCGCTGGCGCTGGCCGCGTTCATCGCCTGGCGGCGCAAGCTTCGTCCGCTGGACACGCTGCTGGAGGGCATGGGCGACCACAACGTGGTGCTGATGTGCCTGATCTTCCTGCTCGCCGGCGGCTTCGTCGAAGTGTCCAAGGCCATCGGCGCGGTCGACGCCATCGTCGCCCTGGGCATCGGCCACGTGCACCCGGCGCTGCTGCTGCCGGCGCTGTTCGTGGTCGCCGGTTTCATCTCGCTGTCGCTGGGCACGTCCATGGGCACCATCGCCGCGGTCGCGCCGATCGCGCTGGGCGTGTCCGACGCCTCCGGCCTGGATCGCGCCCTGGTGCTGGGCGCGGTGATCGGCGGCGCCACCTTCGGCGACAACCTGTCGGTGATCTCCGACACCGCCATCGTCGCCAGCCGCACCCAGGGCTGCACCATGCGCGAGAAATTCCGCGAGAACCTCAAGCTGGCGCTGCCGGCCGCGCTGCTGACCCTGGTGGTGCTGGGCTTCGTCGGCGACACCGAGCCGGTGGCGCCGCTGGAGCCGGTCACGCCCTGGCTGATCCTGCCTTACCTGATCGTGCTGGGCCTGGCCCTGGCCGGCGTGGACGTGATCGTGGTGCTCAGCGTGGGCCTGATCGTGGCCGGCGGCTTCGGCGCGTTCTTCGCCGACGACTTCGGCCTGGCCGCCTATGCCGGCCATATCTGGGACGGTTTCGAGAGCATGGTCGAAATCACCCTGCTGTCGCTGCTGGTGGGCGGCCTGGGCGCGCTGATGAAGGCCACCGGCGGCCTGGCCTGGCTGGCCCAGGTGATCGGCCGCTTCGCCCGCGGCCACAAGAGCCGCCGCGCCGGCGAGGTCAGCATCGCCGCGCTGTCGGCCACCACCGACGTGTTCACCGCCAACAACACCGTCGCCATCCTCATCAGCGGCGGCCTGGCCCGCGACATCGCCCAGCAGCACGGCGTACCGCCGGCGCGCGCGGCCAGCGTGCTCGACATCTTCGCCTGCGTGACCCAGGGCGTGCTGCCTTACGGCGCGCAGATCCTGCTGGCCGCCTCGCTGGGCGCGGTCTCGCCGCTGGCCCTGGCCGGCAGCGTGCACTACAGCTGGCTGCTGGGCGGCATCACCGTGTTGGCGATGCTGTGGTCCTCGCGCAAGCGCGCGCCGGAGCAAGTGGCGGCGGGCGAGGGCGCCTGA